From Candidatus Binataceae bacterium:
GGCCTTGCACCTGGAAATCCGCACAGGGGATTCCTATCGAACCTTGGTCCGGACTATCCATCGTGCCGCTCAGCGCGCCACCCGTCCCGGCGACAATGTGCAATTTGAGATGCAACGGGCCAAGAGTGCCGACGAAATCGCCTTGCACCGCGGGCACCGACTGCGCCCGAGCCGAAGACAATCCAAATCCGATGAACGCAATCAAGATGAAAACCCAGATTTGTTGAAGCTTCATAGGACAGCCCCCTCCGTTACCAAGCCGAGCTGGACAATTTTTCGTTGACACTTGCGGATGCCATGTCTTTGCATTTGGAAGAGCGATGCACCGAACCAGTACAATAGCGAGCGCGCATTATCGCGGCCCGTCAGATTGTGTGGTTCCGAGAGACACTAAGGTGTCGATCTCCCGCTTCAAATCGCGCGCTTTCCAGATATTTGCAAAACTGATTACTACGCCGAGCGCAACAACAACTGCCCCAAATCCGAGCAGCACACCTCTGGCTTCGGGGCGGACCACCTGTACCATCCCCCACACGAAGACCAACAGGCCCGCCATGAGTGGCACAACGTACCAGTACCAGGCTGTACGCACGAAGTCTCTCTGACGCGAGAGTTCTTTGATGTGAAAAGTCAGGAACGACGATCCTGCATCCGCAGCCGGCAGCCCTCGATTGCGCGCCCGTGTTCGCAGTCGATAGGCCACGAAGAGCGTCGCCAGTATTTCCATCAGCGAGCCCAGCCTCATCAAACGATTTGGAAAAATCCAGATGTATGCGCTGAAAGCAAGTATGACGAATGCACAGGCTATGTATTCCACCAAATTCCGTCTCCAGACGGTCTTTTGGAAGGAGGTTGCCCTCAATCGGATTTGCTCGGTCGTCATTTGAATTGGCTCCGTATTCTGCTGTTTCCAAAAAGCCTTCAGATCTTCTTCACGCATGACTGATCTCCCCGCTATGAAACTGTCGAGTCAGCAATGTCTTGATACGATGAATTTTGGTCGCCACGTGGCCCGGTGTTAGCCCCGTGATCGCAGCAATTGATTCGGCGTCCAGGTCTTCCAAATAAAGCAAGATCACCTGTCGATCAGGCGATTGAAGAAGGCCGATGAGTCGGTGTAGACGCTGGAGGGCTTGATTCTGGCCAGTTTGGGTCTCAATGTCGTGTAAGTCTGCAATGTCGCCGATCGAGTCGAGCGTATAACTAGTGCGCAGGCGCACTCTTCGGTTCCGCGTCACGTGCGTAAGCGCCGTATTGTGGGCAATCCGGTAGACCCAGGTCCGCAGTGAGCAGCGCTGATCGAATGATGCGAGACTTTGCCATAAAGCCAAGTGCACATCCTGCAGCAGATCGCGCCGACGATCAGGGTCGGCCTCATAAGCGTTCGTCAGCCGCGCCAGTGCGCCACCAAACTCAGCGACGACCTCTGCGTACTGTAAGTACTGGGCCGACGATGCGAAAGATGGCTGCGCTTGCTTGGGCTCCACGGGACTCGGCTTGCCGACGGTCATGACATAGGTAGTCTAGTCACCGAGAGGTTTCTTACAGAAGCTTGTCGAAATACCTTTTGCCGGCCCGTAGTAACCTCAAATCATCAATCAGCACCCGTACCTCCAAGGACCGTATACCGGCGCGCCTATAGAGGTTGGAGGAGCGGCCGCTTCGCGGCAGGTATTTCGGCGGTTTGGCCGACCGCAGCTGGCCGAAAGCGGCGGCTTGCAGTATCTAATGTGTGGACGCAGTTGCGTACCTGGGCGAAGTCTTCGTGGCCTCGAACACCGTGTACGGTGGGCGACTGTGCTCACGCACGCGCCCGAAGATCGCCTTCAGCTTGTTCCGATACCACAGCTGTCGTTGCGTGACCATCCATAGCGTCCCCCCGACCAGAAGCCTGTTGAAACCCTTGTGGATGAATTGTTTGGGCACGCGGAAATCGGTGTGATACGGCGGATTGCACAGAATCTGCGTAAACCCCGTCTCCTGAAAGTCGCTGAAACCCTCGCTCCGCGTCACCACGACGCCGTCCACTTCGTTCGCGCGGACGTTCCGCGATGCAATCTCGATCGCAATGGCGTCGCTGTCGATCATCCAGACGCGTTCGGCTCCAATGAGTCTGGCGGCCACGATGCCCACCACTCCGTATCCGCACCCAAGATCTAGAACCTTGTCCTTTTCCGTGAACGGAGCATGCGACAGCATCGCAAGCGTGCCGGCATCGATCTCGTGCGGCGAAAACAGGCGCGGATCCGTCTCCAGCACGACGTCGATGCCTCTGACACTGGTTCGAATCACGGGACTCCTTCTCACTGGAGAACATATAGTGTTCCTTCGCCCCTCTTTGGGGAACACCCGCACATGTTGAGTCCGGACTGGCCGAGCCACTTGAGGAGGGAATCGAGTTCGGCGCGATCAAGCCACTCGATCGACGCCTCCGCGGAACGCGGGCTTATCTAATACGGGAGCGGCTCGCAGGCGCCTTTGCGCTACGGCGCTGCCTTGCACGCGATCATGATTTCGCGATCATCCTCACTGCCCTTCAGCGTCTCATACCCACGGCTACCACAGGCACGGCCGGCCTTGACCAGACAGTTTGCGTAGCTATTCAAGAAGCCGCCGCAAGTGATGACATAACCCCTGCGGCCATCGGGGGCATAAGTCGCGTGCTGGGATCGGCACGCGCCGCAGGCGAGGGCCAAACAAACGACTGCGAGTTGCGTCGATCGGAAATTCAGTTTGAGCATGACTCTTGCTGGTTCGTTTTTGGGGGCTAAAGAGTGACTGACCCAGATGACAGTCACGTGTCGAGCAGTAACAAAAGCATCACGGCAGCGCAGGTATAGTCACCCCCATGACACAACGCAGAACCCACCGGATACTAATTTTGCT
This genomic window contains:
- a CDS encoding sigma-70 family RNA polymerase sigma factor, translating into MTVGKPSPVEPKQAQPSFASSAQYLQYAEVVAEFGGALARLTNAYEADPDRRRDLLQDVHLALWQSLASFDQRCSLRTWVYRIAHNTALTHVTRNRRVRLRTSYTLDSIGDIADLHDIETQTGQNQALQRLHRLIGLLQSPDRQVILLYLEDLDAESIAAITGLTPGHVATKIHRIKTLLTRQFHSGEISHA
- a CDS encoding methyltransferase translates to MIRTSVRGIDVVLETDPRLFSPHEIDAGTLAMLSHAPFTEKDKVLDLGCGYGVVGIVAARLIGAERVWMIDSDAIAIEIASRNVRANEVDGVVVTRSEGFSDFQETGFTQILCNPPYHTDFRVPKQFIHKGFNRLLVGGTLWMVTQRQLWYRNKLKAIFGRVREHSRPPYTVFEATKTSPRYATASTH